One Planktothrix tepida PCC 9214 DNA window includes the following coding sequences:
- a CDS encoding type IV pilus twitching motility protein PilT, protein MTNSASPKPLPKMPPPPSAVSVESSSVSIASASSIKLMVKDAYSKKASDIHIRVGHTPRFRVQGQMARAKDHVKVTPELFEQYLDEILTPHQRKQFAETKELDTAIFYPGLVRCRVNCFDSLTGGAMVLRLIHLQIPSIDELALPPVLKNIINSPQGLILVTGPTGSGKSTTLAAMIRHLNESAKKHIVTIEDPIEFVHPSKMCLISQREVGLHTLEFHNALRAVLREDPDVILIGEMRDRTTVNTALQASQTGHLVLGTLHTRNALNAVNRLLNLFNIDEQPAVRIQICDSLVAVIAQLLVPTVDNKRTAVHDILVNTPAMRDYLLKGDDESALQLMESDTYEGMQLINQALFEQVVAARITMEEAEKASPDATDLDRRFRTAGIDSSGMARQFREGKSPFSA, encoded by the coding sequence ATGACGAACTCCGCCTCCCCCAAACCTCTGCCCAAAATGCCTCCACCCCCTAGTGCTGTTTCAGTGGAGTCTTCCTCGGTTTCTATAGCCTCGGCTTCCTCGATTAAACTGATGGTGAAAGATGCTTATAGCAAAAAAGCCTCAGATATTCATATTCGAGTCGGACATACCCCTCGATTTAGGGTTCAAGGACAAATGGCAAGGGCAAAGGATCATGTTAAAGTCACGCCTGAACTATTTGAACAGTATTTAGATGAAATTCTCACTCCCCATCAACGCAAACAGTTTGCGGAAACAAAAGAATTAGACACAGCCATATTTTATCCAGGGTTAGTGCGGTGTCGGGTGAATTGTTTTGATTCCCTGACTGGAGGGGCGATGGTTCTGCGTCTGATTCATTTGCAGATTCCCTCCATTGATGAGTTAGCATTACCACCCGTTCTCAAAAATATTATTAATTCTCCCCAAGGCTTAATTTTAGTCACAGGGCCAACGGGTTCTGGGAAATCGACCACGTTAGCAGCAATGATTCGTCACCTAAACGAAAGTGCGAAAAAGCATATTGTTACTATTGAAGACCCGATTGAATTTGTTCACCCCTCGAAGATGTGTTTAATTAGCCAACGGGAAGTGGGGTTACATACCTTAGAATTTCATAACGCCTTACGGGCAGTTCTGCGGGAAGATCCTGATGTGATTTTGATTGGGGAAATGCGCGATCGCACAACGGTTAATACAGCGTTACAAGCATCACAAACGGGTCACTTAGTATTAGGAACTCTGCACACCCGTAACGCTTTAAACGCGGTTAATCGTCTATTAAACCTATTTAACATTGATGAACAACCCGCCGTGCGAATTCAAATTTGTGATTCTTTAGTGGCGGTGATTGCTCAATTATTAGTTCCTACTGTTGATAATAAACGCACGGCGGTTCACGATATTTTAGTTAATACTCCAGCGATGCGAGATTATCTATTGAAAGGTGATGACGAAAGTGCCTTACAGTTAATGGAATCAGATACTTACGAAGGAATGCAACTGATTAACCAAGCGCTATTTGAACAGGTGGTTGCTGCACGGATCACAATGGAAGAAGCCGAAAAAGCTTCTCCCGATGCTACCGATTTAGACCGTCGCTTCCGTACTGCCGGGATCGACTCATCGGGTATGGCCCGCCAATTCAGAGAAGGTAAATCGCCGTTTAGTGCTTAA
- a CDS encoding IS701 family transposase yields MDVELQMIKHLARDAQPTVSVIDEYCQGYKDLFPEVRSYECFKYLHLGIISPIPRKSLPEIAKIVGIRSPQSLHHFLANSPWSARELKERRLARTLKALKGEKIIVIIDETGDRRKGKKTDYIARQYLGSVGKTDRGIVSVNAYGVYKNITFPLVFRVFKPKGTLKEGDVYKTKIEIASEILTELVDWGFQIELVLADSLYGESSSFISTLDQFQIPWVLAIRSNHGVWMSSEQKVRANKWCKFERIFSNQESETRYIREIIFGKRSTRTYWEITTDPETMPETSTSFVMTNLTEKRSQMKKTLGNLYGLRTWVEYGFRQCKQELGWTDYRLTDFPDIEKWWEIIFCVYLMISFNSEVFRSLSQGSPRESESKKNTTDCSTHQQWNHKEGWKNVLNNLRLIIQPTIILWLIVPWLDIFPDRHLLVGFHKLIENINQFQSYFPNG; encoded by the coding sequence ATGGATGTAGAATTACAGATGATCAAACATTTAGCCCGAGATGCACAACCAACAGTTTCAGTGATTGATGAATATTGTCAAGGTTATAAAGACCTATTCCCAGAAGTGAGAAGTTACGAATGTTTTAAATACTTACATCTAGGAATTATCTCACCAATTCCGAGAAAATCTTTACCGGAAATTGCTAAAATAGTAGGAATTAGGTCGCCACAATCACTGCATCATTTCTTAGCCAATTCGCCTTGGTCAGCAAGGGAATTAAAGGAAAGAAGATTAGCCCGAACTCTAAAAGCATTGAAAGGAGAGAAGATTATAGTAATAATTGATGAGACAGGAGATAGGAGAAAGGGAAAAAAAACCGACTATATAGCTAGACAATACTTGGGAAGTGTGGGCAAAACAGATCGGGGAATAGTATCAGTTAATGCTTACGGTGTTTATAAAAATATAACCTTTCCTTTAGTGTTTAGAGTATTTAAACCCAAAGGAACATTAAAAGAAGGAGATGTCTACAAAACTAAGATTGAAATCGCATCAGAAATTCTAACAGAATTGGTTGATTGGGGATTTCAGATTGAATTGGTATTAGCAGATAGCCTTTATGGTGAAAGTAGTTCGTTTATCAGTACATTAGATCAATTTCAAATTCCTTGGGTACTAGCAATAAGAAGTAATCATGGAGTCTGGATGTCAAGCGAGCAGAAAGTTAGAGCCAACAAATGGTGTAAATTTGAGAGGATTTTTAGCAATCAAGAATCAGAAACCAGATATATTAGAGAAATCATATTTGGGAAAAGAAGTACAAGAACCTATTGGGAAATTACCACAGATCCAGAAACGATGCCAGAAACATCAACTTCGTTTGTCATGACAAATTTAACAGAGAAGAGAAGCCAGATGAAAAAGACATTAGGTAATTTATACGGGTTAAGAACATGGGTGGAATATGGATTTCGACAATGTAAACAAGAACTGGGTTGGACTGATTATCGGTTGACGGATTTTCCAGATATAGAAAAATGGTGGGAAATCATTTTCTGTGTGTATTTAATGATTAGTTTCAACTCCGAAGTTTTCCGGTCTTTAAGTCAAGGCAGTCCCCGAGAATCTGAGAGCAAAAAAAACACCACCGATTGCTCAACTCATCAACAATGGAATCACAAAGAGGGATGGAAAAATGTTTTAAATAATCTGCGTTTAATAATTCAGCCTACTATTATATTGTGGTTGATTGTCCCGTGGCTAGATATTTTTCCCGACCGCCATTTATTAGTGGGTTTTCATAAATTAATTGAGAATATTAATCAATTTCAATCTTATTTTCCCAATGGATAA
- a CDS encoding Tn3 family transposase produces MDNSTFYYLLISEIDRRGLEKAVDYLKQQGVDIPEEYLQHLSPLGWEHINLTGDYVWNLKQASGFDNLRPLRVKENRYR; encoded by the coding sequence ATGGATAACTCTACTTTTTATTACTTGTTGATTTCGGAGATTGACAGAAGAGGGTTAGAAAAAGCTGTTGATTATTTGAAACAACAGGGTGTGGATATTCCTGAAGAATATTTGCAGCATTTATCGCCGTTGGGTTGGGAGCATATTAATCTTACGGGTGATTATGTTTGGAATTTAAAGCAGGCAAGCGGTTTTGACAACTTACGCCCTTTGCGGGTGAAAGAAAATAGGTATCGTTGA
- the hppD gene encoding 4-hydroxyphenylpyruvate dioxygenase, whose amino-acid sequence MLQSSDKVKVSSISFLEFSGSHPELLLSLFTKMGMRQVGSFGEAPATTLHCQGDIHFISNPGFGGNTEIFRSIHGRGASAIGFKVENSQQAFTQAIALGAIVAEKTDYSLPAIQGVGASLIYLVDDQLEKNLFALFNYERTNNINPATCLERIDHLTHNLNKGGVERMRTFYEKIFGFEQIKSFHIHGKKTGLYSEVVASPCRSVIIPLNETKDDQSQIAEFIREYNGEGIQHIALASNNIYQTVTELSMQGIEFQDTPDTYYELIDQRLPNHSENVEKLHKHKILVDGGEEQGGGFLLQIFTKNSIGPIFFEYIQRKGNNGFGEGNFQALFDSIELDQERRGILS is encoded by the coding sequence ATGCTACAATCAAGTGATAAAGTTAAAGTATCATCTATTTCATTCTTAGAATTTTCCGGTAGCCATCCTGAATTGTTGTTATCTCTTTTTACCAAAATGGGGATGCGACAAGTAGGATCATTTGGTGAAGCACCTGCTACTACACTGCATTGTCAAGGAGATATTCACTTTATATCTAATCCTGGATTTGGTGGTAATACTGAAATATTTCGTAGTATTCATGGTCGAGGTGCTAGTGCTATTGGTTTTAAGGTAGAAAACTCTCAACAAGCATTTACTCAAGCAATAGCTTTGGGTGCTATTGTCGCCGAAAAAACAGACTATTCTCTCCCAGCTATTCAAGGTGTAGGTGCTTCTCTTATTTATTTGGTCGATGATCAATTGGAGAAAAATTTATTTGCTTTATTTAATTATGAACGTACTAATAATATTAATCCTGCAACCTGTTTAGAACGAATAGATCATCTCACCCATAATCTCAATAAGGGTGGTGTAGAACGTATGCGTACTTTTTATGAAAAAATATTTGGTTTTGAACAAATCAAATCATTTCATATTCATGGGAAAAAAACAGGTTTATATAGTGAAGTGGTAGCAAGTCCTTGTCGGAGTGTAATTATTCCTCTGAATGAAACTAAAGACGATCAGTCACAAATTGCTGAGTTTATTCGTGAATATAATGGAGAAGGTATCCAACATATTGCTCTTGCTAGTAATAATATTTATCAAACAGTTACTGAATTATCGATGCAAGGCATTGAGTTTCAAGATACACCAGATACTTATTATGAGTTAATTGATCAGCGTTTACCAAACCATAGTGAAAATGTAGAAAAATTGCATAAACATAAAATTCTGGTTGACGGTGGGGAAGAACAGGGAGGAGGTTTTCTCTTACAAATCTTCACTAAAAATAGTATTGGTCCGATCTTTTTTGAATATATTCAGCGTAAAGGAAATAATGGTTTTGGGGAAGGAAATTTCCAGGCACTTTTTGATTCGATTGAATTAGATCAAGAACGTCGGGGGATTTTGAGTTGA
- a CDS encoding acetolactate synthase large subunit → MNTAQLLVKCLENEGVEYIFGVPGEENMQILESLKTSSIKFITTRHEQGAAFMADVYGRLTGRAGVCLSTLGPGATNLMTGVADANLDGAPLVAITGQVGTDRMHIESHQYLDLVAMFAPVTKWNAQIVRPSITPEIVRKAFKIAQAEKPGAVHIDLPENIANMAVEGYPLKKDKREKVYSAYQSMNEAAIAISKANNPLILVGNGAIRANACAAFTEFATQLNIPVVNTFMGKGVIPYTHPLSLWTTGLQLRDYISCGFDKADLIIAVGYDLIEYSPKKWNPQGKVPIIHISETPAEVDSSYILIAEIIGDISDSLHEILRRSDRTGKAEPYALKLRTDIRKDYEYYANDNGFPIKPQKIIYDLRQVMGPEDIVISDVGAHKMWMARHYHCERPNTCLISNGFAAMGIAIPGAVAAKLVYPDRKIVAVTGDGGFMMNNQELETALRVGTPFVTLIFNDGGYGLIEWKQNDQFGESCFIKFGNPDFVKFAESMGLKGYRVEATTDFVPILKEALNQEVPVVIDCPVDYQENSRFSQRSGGLCCPI, encoded by the coding sequence ATGAATACAGCACAACTGTTAGTTAAATGTTTGGAAAATGAAGGGGTCGAGTATATTTTTGGAGTACCTGGGGAAGAGAATATGCAAATTCTTGAATCCCTCAAAACATCCTCGATCAAATTTATTACAACTCGCCATGAACAAGGTGCTGCTTTTATGGCAGATGTTTATGGTCGCTTAACCGGAAGAGCCGGAGTTTGTTTATCAACATTAGGCCCTGGAGCGACCAATTTAATGACAGGGGTTGCTGATGCGAATTTAGATGGAGCACCGTTAGTTGCAATTACGGGTCAAGTGGGAACCGACCGAATGCACATTGAATCCCATCAATATTTGGATTTAGTGGCAATGTTTGCTCCGGTTACGAAATGGAATGCTCAAATTGTTCGCCCTAGTATTACCCCAGAAATTGTCAGAAAAGCGTTTAAAATAGCGCAAGCTGAAAAACCAGGAGCCGTGCATATTGATCTCCCAGAAAATATTGCTAATATGGCGGTTGAAGGCTATCCTTTAAAAAAGGATAAGCGAGAAAAAGTTTATTCCGCTTATCAAAGTATGAATGAAGCTGCCATCGCAATTTCTAAAGCGAATAACCCCTTAATTTTAGTGGGAAATGGGGCAATTCGAGCCAATGCTTGTGCAGCTTTCACGGAATTTGCCACCCAACTTAATATTCCAGTTGTTAATACCTTTATGGGTAAAGGGGTGATTCCTTATACCCATCCTTTATCGTTATGGACAACAGGATTACAATTGCGGGATTATATTAGCTGTGGGTTTGACAAAGCCGATTTAATCATTGCTGTTGGCTATGATTTAATTGAATATTCCCCAAAAAAATGGAATCCCCAAGGCAAAGTTCCCATTATTCATATTAGCGAAACGCCTGCGGAAGTTGATAGCAGTTATATTCTGATTGCTGAAATTATTGGGGATATTTCTGACTCTCTCCATGAAATTTTAAGACGTTCAGATCGCACAGGAAAAGCTGAACCCTATGCCTTAAAATTAAGAACTGATATTCGCAAAGATTACGAATATTATGCTAATGATAATGGATTTCCAATTAAACCGCAAAAAATTATTTATGATTTGCGTCAAGTTATGGGCCCAGAAGATATTGTGATTTCTGATGTCGGTGCTCATAAAATGTGGATGGCGAGACATTATCATTGTGAACGTCCGAATACTTGTTTAATTTCTAATGGATTTGCTGCGATGGGAATTGCGATTCCCGGTGCAGTGGCGGCAAAATTAGTTTATCCTGATCGCAAGATAGTAGCGGTGACAGGAGATGGCGGATTTATGATGAATAATCAAGAATTAGAAACCGCTTTACGAGTGGGAACACCGTTTGTTACCTTAATCTTTAATGATGGCGGTTATGGATTAATTGAATGGAAACAAAATGATCAATTTGGTGAATCTTGTTTTATCAAATTTGGGAATCCTGACTTTGTTAAATTTGCTGAAAGTATGGGGTTAAAAGGATATCGTGTTGAAGCTACAACGGATTTTGTTCCTATTCTTAAAGAAGCCTTAAATCAAGAGGTTCCTGTTGTTATTGATTGTCCCGTAGACTATCAAGAAAACTCGCGCTTTAGTCAACGCTCTGGTGGGTTGTGTTGTCCGATTTAA
- a CDS encoding non-ribosomal peptide synthetase family protein produces MKTSSVFDTSIGIRQYDDLSQLINSQYVESCVPSFLALLSTVLYKHTYNEVFRVPVYSYTNLHTNSNVEELSKDFIKKSFVFDSNINYTLDELSKSIKCTLESSSAEKITTNDDSVNVLVLLSEEMLSQQIIDDAKALRQMTKVEFVCIITNSKQLVEISFLNTDSSRYQLIPEHLYNLANNIEKNPTHCIHSFNILSPDEIKQQLILAQGEKVKISDKPIYKNIEFFAATTPNTLAVSAGQKNLTYGQLNCEANQLAHFFLQFPIAIGDKIVAFLPRSTDIINAIFAIHKVGAVYVPIDPTFPKERILAILQEVKPQLILTCSEGEEVLENIDIPKFNLEYSAEILNAFPVNNPEIKVNLDHESHIFFTSGTTGKPKGVVATQGNLVQYLSSARNKYKFSSNDRFISTARFTFSISLFKILTPLYVGGSLRIVDRDIVLNLSQLCKELQGITVFHFGPSLLKQLLPYIEENFGDFSAFNNIRHVSSGGDMVPPEVLEKLKKIFINAEVYVIYGSSEISCMGCTYQVSRDMVLQKTKVGKPHQNMSVRIFDKYGNMVPMGTPGKLYFAGDGLVKGYLNLEKLTAEKFIQIDGERFYSIGDIGRFDSEGNIELLGRDDFQVQIRGMRVELPEIEYYLKRFPEIADCVVVGRVMEENSDISLIAYLVLKINSNITAIKIREHLYKFLPDYMIPTIFVKLDRLPTNHNAKLDRSQLPAPNINNILVSSTFETSTDDIESVLIAYWEKMFKIEGIGVNHDFFELGGDSLLAVQFLIEVQKRYDKFIPIAVILERSTIKDIAAIIRGDIIVPEMGNLTILKQGDVLLPPLFCLYGVLLYKDLAGSLDIENIVCSVYLQEEIDVIQKGVNSQEFQDFPNVKRITQLYLNSIQKYQQQGPYFLCGESFGGIIALEVARELIKQGEEVKLVAMLDTHVPGFADRLSTWRKAMIHLMNEGMGSFSAKVWSKLINKDYMVRQEGKLTTKTDSDDEFADVREYFRKKAIDTYVIEPYDDPVILFRATQRSDFEPKQIDLGWGEYIKQLTVINIEGDHLGILTKGYVDSLATELSKYMTL; encoded by the coding sequence ATGAAAACCTCTTCTGTCTTTGATACATCTATTGGAATACGGCAATATGATGATTTATCTCAGTTGATAAATTCTCAATACGTAGAATCTTGTGTCCCCTCATTTTTAGCCCTTTTAAGTACAGTTCTCTATAAACACACATACAATGAAGTTTTTCGTGTGCCTGTTTACTCATATACCAACTTACATACCAATAGTAATGTAGAAGAGCTATCTAAAGATTTTATCAAGAAAAGTTTTGTATTTGACTCAAATATAAACTATACGTTAGATGAACTATCAAAATCAATTAAGTGTACACTAGAAAGTTCTTCTGCTGAAAAAATAACCACCAATGATGATAGTGTAAACGTTCTTGTGCTTTTATCTGAGGAAATGCTTTCTCAGCAAATAATAGATGATGCCAAAGCATTGCGGCAAATGACTAAAGTTGAATTTGTCTGTATCATAACTAATAGTAAACAATTAGTCGAAATTTCTTTTTTAAATACTGATTCCAGTCGTTATCAATTGATCCCAGAACATTTATATAACCTGGCAAATAATATTGAAAAAAATCCTACTCATTGTATTCATTCTTTTAATATTTTAAGCCCTGATGAAATTAAGCAACAGTTAATACTTGCTCAAGGTGAAAAAGTTAAAATTTCTGATAAACCAATTTACAAAAATATAGAATTCTTTGCAGCCACAACGCCTAATACTTTGGCAGTAAGTGCTGGTCAGAAAAACCTTACTTATGGTCAGTTGAATTGTGAAGCGAATCAACTAGCTCATTTTTTTCTACAATTTCCTATTGCTATAGGGGATAAAATTGTCGCATTTCTGCCACGATCAACAGATATTATCAACGCTATCTTCGCAATTCATAAAGTAGGGGCTGTTTATGTTCCTATTGATCCAACTTTTCCTAAAGAAAGAATATTGGCAATTTTGCAAGAAGTCAAACCTCAATTAATTTTGACTTGCTCGGAAGGGGAGGAAGTTCTGGAAAATATTGATATTCCTAAATTCAACCTAGAATATTCTGCTGAAATTCTCAATGCTTTTCCGGTAAATAATCCAGAAATAAAAGTTAATTTAGATCATGAATCTCATATCTTTTTTACATCAGGTACAACCGGTAAACCGAAAGGTGTGGTTGCTACCCAGGGAAATTTAGTACAGTACCTTTCTTCTGCTCGCAACAAATACAAATTTTCTAGTAATGATCGGTTTATATCAACAGCTAGATTTACTTTTAGTATCAGTTTGTTTAAAATTTTAACTCCCCTATATGTTGGAGGATCACTGAGAATAGTTGATCGGGATATAGTTCTCAATTTATCTCAGTTATGTAAAGAATTACAAGGGATTACAGTATTTCATTTTGGACCTAGTTTATTAAAACAGTTACTTCCCTATATTGAAGAAAATTTTGGAGATTTTAGTGCATTTAATAATATCAGGCACGTTTCCTCTGGTGGTGATATGGTTCCGCCAGAAGTTTTAGAGAAATTGAAGAAAATTTTTATTAATGCCGAAGTATATGTAATTTACGGTTCTAGCGAAATTAGTTGTATGGGCTGCACTTATCAAGTATCTAGGGATATGGTTTTGCAAAAAACCAAAGTTGGTAAACCGCATCAAAATATGTCTGTGAGAATTTTTGATAAGTATGGCAATATGGTACCGATGGGAACGCCAGGTAAACTATATTTTGCAGGAGATGGATTAGTAAAAGGCTATTTAAACCTAGAGAAGTTGACGGCTGAAAAATTTATTCAAATTGATGGTGAACGGTTTTATTCTATTGGTGATATTGGACGTTTTGATAGTGAAGGAAATATTGAATTATTGGGACGAGATGATTTTCAAGTACAAATTCGGGGTATGCGGGTAGAGTTGCCAGAAATTGAATATTACTTGAAACGTTTTCCAGAGATTGCTGATTGTGTAGTTGTTGGCAGAGTTATGGAAGAAAATAGCGATATATCTCTCATAGCATATTTAGTTTTAAAGATCAACTCTAATATAACCGCCATCAAAATCCGAGAGCATTTGTATAAATTTCTGCCTGACTACATGATACCAACTATTTTTGTTAAATTGGATAGACTTCCTACTAATCACAATGCTAAATTAGATAGAAGTCAACTACCTGCACCAAATATTAATAACATCTTAGTTAGTTCAACTTTTGAAACATCTACTGATGATATAGAATCTGTATTGATTGCATACTGGGAAAAAATGTTTAAGATTGAAGGAATAGGAGTTAATCATGATTTTTTTGAACTGGGTGGAGATTCTTTGCTGGCTGTGCAATTTCTCATAGAAGTTCAAAAGCGGTATGATAAATTTATACCGATTGCTGTTATACTTGAACGATCAACAATTAAAGATATAGCAGCTATTATTAGAGGCGATATTATAGTGCCGGAAATGGGAAATTTGACAATATTAAAACAGGGAGATGTTTTATTACCCCCTTTATTTTGTTTATATGGTGTGTTGTTGTATAAAGATCTTGCTGGCAGTTTGGATATTGAGAATATTGTTTGTAGTGTGTACCTGCAAGAAGAAATTGATGTTATTCAAAAGGGAGTAAATTCACAGGAGTTTCAAGATTTTCCTAATGTGAAACGTATTACTCAACTTTATTTAAATTCAATTCAAAAATACCAGCAACAAGGACCATATTTTCTGTGTGGAGAATCTTTTGGGGGGATTATTGCATTAGAAGTTGCACGAGAGTTAATTAAGCAAGGTGAGGAAGTTAAACTGGTTGCCATGCTGGATACTCATGTACCTGGTTTTGCAGATCGTCTAAGCACTTGGCGAAAAGCAATGATTCATTTGATGAATGAGGGCATGGGTTCTTTCTCTGCGAAGGTATGGAGTAAATTGATAAATAAAGACTATATGGTGAGACAAGAAGGAAAACTAACTACTAAAACTGATTCAGATGATGAATTTGCTGATGTTAGAGAATATTTTCGCAAAAAAGCTATTGATACTTATGTTATAGAGCCTTACGACGATCCTGTCATATTATTTCGAGCAACACAGCGCTCAGATTTTGAACCCAAGCAAATTGATTTGGGATGGGGAGAATATATTAAGCAATTGACGGTGATTAATATAGAGGGTGATCATTTAGGCATATTGACTAAAGGATATGTAGATAGTTTAGCTACAGAATTGAGCAAATATATGACGTTATAA
- a CDS encoding NAD-dependent succinate-semialdehyde dehydrogenase has protein sequence MGIATINPATGETVKTFTALTDAEIENALALADRAFRDYRRISFDTRSQWMQNAANLLEENAETYAKIMTLEMGKPITAAIAEAKKSASVCRYYAENAAQFLADVPVSSDASNSFVSYEPLGAILAVMPWNFPFWQVFRFAAPALMAGNVGLLKHASNVPQCALAIAEIFQNAGFPDGVFQTLLVGSNKVAQIITDDRVKAGTLTGSEPAGASLASLAGQNIKKTVLELGGSDPFIVLESADLNAAVEAAVTARMLNNGQSCIAAKRFILISSIADEFERCMAEKFAALKIGDPMLPDTEVGPLATPDILMELDDQVQRCVELGAKVLTGGQPLNCPGNFYPPTILTQIPEGAPAYSEEFFGPVALIFRVNSLDEAITLANSTIFGLGASAWTTNQAEQERLIRELEAGAVFINGLVKSDPRLPFGGIKRSGYGRELSIQGIHEFVNIKTVWMK, from the coding sequence GACGGATGCCGAAATTGAGAACGCTTTAGCTCTAGCGGATCGTGCCTTTAGAGACTATCGGCGAATATCCTTTGATACTCGATCGCAATGGATGCAAAACGCAGCTAACCTGTTAGAAGAAAACGCCGAAACCTACGCCAAAATCATGACCTTGGAAATGGGGAAACCCATTACTGCCGCGATCGCAGAAGCGAAAAAAAGTGCCTCCGTTTGTCGTTATTATGCGGAAAATGCAGCCCAATTTTTAGCGGATGTTCCCGTCTCCAGTGACGCCAGTAACAGCTTTGTTTCCTATGAACCCCTAGGGGCAATTTTAGCAGTCATGCCTTGGAATTTCCCCTTCTGGCAAGTGTTTCGTTTTGCCGCGCCTGCTTTAATGGCGGGAAATGTCGGTTTACTCAAACACGCTTCTAACGTGCCTCAATGCGCCTTAGCCATTGCGGAAATTTTCCAAAACGCTGGATTTCCTGACGGGGTGTTTCAAACCTTATTAGTCGGTTCTAATAAAGTCGCCCAAATTATTACCGATGATCGCGTCAAAGCGGGAACCTTAACCGGAAGTGAACCCGCAGGTGCAAGTTTAGCTTCGTTGGCAGGTCAAAATATTAAAAAAACCGTCCTAGAATTAGGCGGAAGTGATCCGTTTATTGTGCTAGAAAGTGCGGATTTAAACGCAGCAGTTGAAGCCGCCGTTACCGCACGAATGTTAAATAATGGGCAATCTTGTATTGCAGCCAAACGGTTTATTTTAATCTCAAGTATTGCCGATGAATTTGAACGTTGTATGGCTGAAAAATTTGCAGCTTTAAAAATCGGTGATCCGATGTTACCTGATACCGAAGTCGGGCCGTTAGCAACCCCAGATATTTTAATGGAGTTGGATGATCAAGTTCAACGTTGTGTTGAATTGGGAGCCAAAGTTTTAACTGGAGGTCAACCCCTAAATTGTCCGGGGAATTTTTATCCGCCAACTATTTTAACCCAAATTCCTGAAGGAGCCCCTGCTTATAGTGAAGAATTCTTTGGGCCGGTGGCGTTAATCTTCCGCGTCAATTCTTTAGATGAAGCCATTACCCTTGCTAATAGCACCATTTTTGGTTTAGGTGCTAGTGCTTGGACAACAAATCAAGCTGAACAAGAGCGTTTAATTCGAGAATTAGAAGCGGGTGCAGTGTTTATTAACGGTTTAGTTAAATCCGATCCGCGCTTACCCTTTGGAGGCATCAAACGTTCCGGTTACGGACGAGAATTGAGCATCCAAGGAATTCACGAATTTGTGAATATTAAAACTGTTTGGATGAAATAA